The following are encoded in a window of Ignicoccus islandicus DSM 13165 genomic DNA:
- a CDS encoding TIGR04013 family B12-binding domain/radical SAM domain-containing protein, giving the protein MKELTFALLLRREVKYSVYALTAALEKKGIKVRWVRDPLEVLELKGNVALGISLLTTHLLDDELTMKIRLLKGKVTLIAGGPHATGDPYGTLKLGFDYVVKGEAEESLAELLEALQEGNPEEVKGIYLSDGSYTGPRKLIELDDYPPWPYWRGTFGPIEVTRGCPFACKYCQTSFIFKAIVRHRSVENVREYSKKLRELGGKDLRFISPNSLSYGGDGRRLELDKVEELLSAVKSTGVRVFFGSFPSEVRPEFVNEEALKVMRKYVSNKRIVIGAQSASDEVLKRLNRGHTWEDVVNAVQLSVEHGFTPEVDFILGLPGESEEEMMATLEGMRKLISMGARAHLHYFMPLPGTPFAFEKPAPLPQRVRKEIAKLVGEGKAWGQWLKQEEISWKVVELIEKGTIIVSPWLRQRNLIQT; this is encoded by the coding sequence TTGAAGGAGTTAACGTTCGCTCTACTACTAAGGAGGGAAGTTAAGTACAGCGTCTACGCTCTTACGGCCGCGTTAGAGAAGAAGGGAATTAAGGTAAGGTGGGTAAGGGACCCGTTAGAAGTTCTCGAACTCAAGGGGAACGTCGCTCTCGGAATTTCCCTCCTAACCACCCATCTATTAGACGACGAGCTTACGATGAAAATAAGGCTCCTCAAGGGAAAGGTGACTCTAATAGCCGGAGGCCCTCACGCCACTGGGGATCCCTATGGAACTTTGAAGTTAGGCTTCGATTACGTGGTTAAGGGGGAAGCGGAAGAGAGCCTAGCTGAGCTCCTCGAGGCCCTCCAGGAAGGAAACCCGGAGGAGGTTAAGGGAATATATTTGAGCGATGGAAGCTATACGGGCCCGAGGAAGTTAATTGAACTGGACGATTACCCGCCTTGGCCTTACTGGAGAGGAACTTTCGGTCCAATTGAAGTAACTAGGGGTTGCCCGTTCGCTTGTAAGTACTGCCAAACGTCGTTCATATTCAAGGCCATAGTTAGGCACAGAAGCGTTGAGAACGTTAGGGAGTACTCGAAGAAGTTGAGGGAATTGGGAGGGAAGGACCTCAGGTTCATTTCGCCCAACTCCCTTTCCTATGGCGGAGACGGAAGGAGGCTCGAACTCGATAAAGTAGAGGAGCTCTTGAGCGCCGTAAAGAGCACCGGGGTAAGGGTCTTCTTCGGTTCCTTCCCCAGCGAAGTCAGGCCAGAGTTCGTGAACGAAGAGGCTCTCAAGGTAATGAGGAAGTATGTTTCGAATAAAAGAATAGTAATAGGGGCCCAGAGCGCCAGCGATGAGGTACTGAAGAGGTTGAACAGAGGCCATACTTGGGAGGACGTAGTTAACGCCGTTCAGTTGAGCGTTGAGCACGGCTTCACGCCGGAAGTGGACTTCATTTTGGGCCTCCCGGGCGAAAGCGAGGAGGAAATGATGGCGACGTTGGAAGGAATGAGGAAGCTGATATCCATGGGCGCTAGAGCTCACTTACACTACTTCATGCCCCTTCCCGGAACCCCCTTTGCCTTCGAGAAGCCCGCTCCCTTACCCCAAAGGGTTAGGAAGGAAATAGCGAAGTTGGTAGGTGAAGGTAAGGCTTGGGGTCAGTGGCTAAAGCAAGAGGAAATCTCTTGGAAGGTGGTCGAATTAATTGAAAAGGGAACGATAATTGTTAGTCCATGGCTTCGCCAAAGGAATTTAATCCAAACATGA
- a CDS encoding THUMP domain-containing protein has product MSSFNVTVACWRGKEVKAELELKSYWGKNFVVVRKQPSLLIVKYNGDPFEAVKKLKEVVDPRYTTLLKAIPYDASVPADIEEVIKAVEKFSKKIGEGETYRITLKGPIYEFKDDDWRELPKEEAIRRIAEVIDRKVDLENPDWVVYIRSLPLRGIQQAGVSVHKPEWIFSVQQ; this is encoded by the coding sequence TTGAGTTCGTTCAACGTAACGGTGGCGTGTTGGAGAGGTAAGGAAGTAAAGGCCGAATTGGAACTGAAGAGCTACTGGGGCAAGAACTTCGTAGTAGTGAGAAAGCAGCCTAGCCTGTTGATAGTAAAATACAACGGCGATCCGTTCGAAGCGGTCAAGAAGCTGAAGGAAGTGGTCGACCCTAGGTACACCACTCTGCTAAAGGCCATACCTTACGACGCGAGCGTTCCAGCTGACATAGAGGAAGTTATAAAGGCAGTTGAGAAATTCTCTAAAAAGATAGGAGAGGGAGAGACCTATAGAATAACTTTGAAGGGACCCATCTACGAGTTCAAAGACGATGATTGGAGGGAGCTTCCGAAGGAGGAGGCTATTAGGAGGATAGCCGAGGTCATAGATAGGAAGGTAGACCTGGAGAACCCCGATTGGGTCGTATACATCAGGAGCTTGCCGTTGAGGGGAATTCAACAAGCCGGAGTGAGCGTTCATAAGCCAGAGTGGATCTTTTCCGTTCAGCAATGA
- a CDS encoding AAA family ATPase produces the protein MRKPKLFYETVLSEISKHLSGMERPVKALTIAMLSRGHVLLEGVPGTAKTTLAKLFAQTLGLEFKRVQMTPDTLPMDLIGGKVFDPKSGQFRTILGPIFTNVLLVDEINRASPRTQSALIEAMQEGQVTIEGETYELPKPFFVIATMNPVEMVGTYQLPEVAKDRFTVSVDLRFPPREVEIEAVMLDAMRKAIEPKAEKSLDKETVLQAIEEAQAVEVPRKVAEYAVDLVRATRERPEVLLGATTRAAIHLVRAAKAKASIEDREVVITDDVKEVAPMVLVHRLVVEAAGDRLFLARDTAEKVVREILEEVEPPA, from the coding sequence ATGAGGAAACCCAAGCTCTTTTACGAGACTGTCTTGAGCGAAATAAGCAAACACCTATCCGGCATGGAAAGACCAGTTAAGGCGTTGACCATAGCAATGCTTTCCAGAGGTCACGTACTCTTAGAGGGGGTTCCGGGAACGGCCAAGACCACGTTAGCTAAGCTGTTCGCCCAAACCCTAGGACTGGAATTCAAGAGAGTCCAAATGACCCCGGACACGTTACCGATGGACTTAATAGGCGGAAAGGTGTTCGACCCGAAGAGCGGTCAATTCAGAACGATATTAGGCCCCATTTTCACGAACGTTTTGTTGGTGGACGAAATAAATAGAGCTTCCCCGAGGACCCAGTCGGCTCTAATAGAAGCTATGCAAGAGGGGCAAGTAACGATAGAGGGCGAAACGTACGAGCTCCCGAAGCCCTTCTTCGTGATAGCTACTATGAACCCAGTCGAGATGGTCGGAACGTATCAGCTCCCGGAGGTGGCTAAGGACAGGTTTACCGTTAGCGTTGACTTGAGGTTCCCTCCGAGGGAGGTAGAAATAGAGGCCGTAATGCTCGATGCGATGAGGAAGGCTATTGAACCTAAGGCGGAGAAGTCGTTAGATAAAGAGACAGTCTTGCAAGCAATAGAGGAAGCTCAAGCTGTCGAAGTTCCTAGGAAGGTCGCTGAGTACGCCGTTGACTTGGTAAGGGCCACTAGAGAGAGACCGGAAGTGTTACTGGGGGCCACTACTAGGGCGGCTATACACTTAGTTAGGGCAGCTAAGGCGAAGGCATCGATAGAGGACAGGGAAGTGGTGATTACAGATGACGTTAAAGAGGTAGCTCCAATGGTGTTGGTCCATAGATTAGTCGTTGAGGCGGCCGGAGACAGGCTTTTCTTGGCTAGAGATACTGCTGAGAAGGTTGTTAGGGAGATATTGGAGGAAGTGGAGCCACCCGCTTAA
- the pstS gene encoding phosphate ABC transporter substrate-binding protein PstS produces the protein MNKKIAMVSMLALIFPTLAVNLYGTGSSFVYPFLATAAYYYTQANVQYQATGSGAGISNLINGLTDFAASDVPIPPAKYCPLLYQGKQVIHVPLVAGGVVVVYNVPELNGMKLKLDGETIAKIYMGEIKYWDDPRIKALQDPAVASRLPHKPIIAVHRSDASGTTAIFTTYLSKSSSEWSQKVGSGLVVKWPVDEMGRGIGAPKNQGVAATVSKTPYSIGYVELAYAWQAKLPTAALKNAEGYFVEPTAETISAATEGAMKYWACPLHAPYEFAHSLILAPGKNSYPIVGVPYMIFYKDSPKLKSLVKFAEYLLSDQLQSQVTKMGYAPLGKALRQKVVAQLEELLR, from the coding sequence ATGAATAAGAAAATCGCAATGGTAAGCATGCTCGCCTTAATTTTTCCAACTCTAGCCGTTAACTTGTATGGAACTGGTTCGAGCTTCGTATACCCGTTCCTAGCTACTGCAGCTTACTACTACACCCAAGCTAACGTCCAATACCAGGCGACTGGATCCGGTGCCGGAATTTCCAACCTAATAAACGGCCTCACGGACTTCGCTGCGAGCGACGTTCCCATTCCGCCAGCGAAGTACTGTCCGTTATTATACCAAGGTAAGCAAGTAATTCACGTCCCATTAGTAGCCGGAGGAGTCGTCGTCGTTTATAACGTACCCGAGTTAAACGGAATGAAGCTAAAGCTCGATGGAGAGACTATAGCTAAGATATACATGGGCGAGATAAAGTACTGGGACGACCCCAGAATAAAGGCCCTCCAAGACCCTGCAGTGGCCTCCAGATTACCTCACAAGCCCATAATCGCAGTTCACAGATCTGACGCTTCTGGAACTACCGCCATCTTTACCACCTACTTATCCAAGAGCTCCAGCGAATGGTCTCAAAAGGTAGGAAGCGGACTAGTAGTGAAGTGGCCTGTAGACGAGATGGGGAGAGGTATAGGCGCTCCCAAGAACCAAGGAGTTGCCGCTACAGTATCTAAGACTCCCTACAGCATAGGCTACGTAGAGCTAGCCTACGCTTGGCAAGCAAAGTTGCCCACTGCAGCATTGAAGAACGCGGAAGGATACTTCGTTGAGCCTACTGCGGAGACCATAAGCGCAGCGACGGAAGGCGCAATGAAGTACTGGGCTTGCCCGCTTCACGCGCCCTATGAGTTCGCTCACTCCCTAATACTAGCGCCCGGCAAGAACTCCTACCCGATAGTTGGAGTTCCCTACATGATATTCTACAAGGACAGCCCGAAGCTCAAGAGCTTGGTTAAGTTCGCTGAATATCTACTAAGCGATCAGCTGCAATCTCAAGTAACCAAGATGGGCTACGCGCCCCTAGGAAAGGCGTTAAGGCAGAAGGTAGTAGCCCAACTCGAAGAGCTCTTGAGGTAA
- a CDS encoding YkgJ family cysteine cluster protein, with product MRPPNGTKSYDYWLLKQASLARRYYIGTFYVPSKNLYSPVFRRIGKADPKAFLTITARELRDSYKMVCIKGCGQCCERNSNAVIFEEEARELGIQIRDKPSFEVELVDGSKLKVYRLDTRRNGQCVFYNRRRKTCSLGRNRPILCVIHYCSAFAERVENGRKVMYVKVSGKELGNGLVEMKFERVSNEEWEEIVRMVKNGVNVWRAVAEILRKRNLGKA from the coding sequence TTGAGACCTCCTAACGGGACTAAGAGCTACGATTACTGGCTCTTGAAGCAAGCCAGCTTAGCTAGGAGGTATTACATTGGAACGTTCTACGTTCCTTCAAAGAACCTTTACTCCCCCGTCTTCAGAAGGATAGGGAAGGCCGACCCTAAGGCGTTCCTTACTATTACGGCGAGGGAGCTAAGGGACTCCTATAAAATGGTTTGCATTAAGGGTTGCGGCCAATGTTGCGAGAGGAACTCGAACGCGGTAATATTTGAGGAGGAAGCGAGAGAGCTTGGAATACAGATAAGAGATAAACCCTCTTTCGAGGTCGAATTGGTTGACGGATCCAAATTGAAAGTATATAGGCTAGACACTAGGAGGAACGGCCAATGCGTATTTTATAATAGGAGAAGGAAGACGTGTTCTCTAGGAAGAAACAGGCCGATATTATGCGTGATTCACTATTGCTCGGCTTTCGCGGAAAGGGTTGAAAACGGGAGGAAGGTAATGTACGTTAAGGTTTCCGGTAAAGAGCTTGGGAACGGGCTAGTTGAAATGAAGTTCGAGAGAGTTAGCAACGAAGAGTGGGAAGAGATAGTAAGGATGGTGAAGAACGGGGTAAACGTTTGGAGAGCAGTAGCTGAAATACTGAGGAAGAGGAACTTAGGGAAAGCTTGA
- a CDS encoding VanZ family protein — protein sequence MWKRVLKAVWALLTVAIAWGLTIAPAEVVKEVEEITYLPFDPQSSLRHFSLFAIYSFVSATLYGWDGMLISAVLGGLTELAQWFVPWRTFDLGDLLANALGSLIGAWLTYKAFRVTEVG from the coding sequence ATGTGGAAGAGGGTTCTCAAGGCAGTTTGGGCGCTCCTAACGGTAGCTATAGCTTGGGGGTTGACGATAGCTCCGGCGGAAGTAGTTAAGGAAGTGGAGGAAATTACCTATTTGCCGTTCGATCCTCAATCCTCGTTGAGGCACTTCTCGCTCTTCGCAATTTACTCGTTCGTTTCCGCGACGTTATACGGATGGGACGGTATGCTAATTTCAGCCGTTCTCGGGGGGCTAACTGAGTTAGCTCAGTGGTTCGTTCCGTGGAGGACGTTCGATTTGGGGGATTTACTCGCCAACGCTCTAGGTTCGTTAATTGGCGCGTGGTTAACCTATAAGGCCTTTAGGGTAACGGAAGTGGGATAG